From Laspinema palackyanum D2c, one genomic window encodes:
- a CDS encoding SDR family oxidoreductase: MFLVTGATGSLGRRVVRVLTSRQAPVRAFVRLSADYSELENRGAEIFIGDLKRERDIQKACEGVKYIISAHGGKETGGAQAIDYRANIDLIDYGKAAGVEHFVLISVLGCDRGYLDSPVFKAKREVEKYLQKSGLTYTILRPSAFDSALIPFAQRFKETGIYLSLGDLRNRTSPVSTDDLAKIAADSVLVPEAANQIFPVGGPEILSREEIPKIFGRIFNREPLIINPPMMVFDGVRNGLGLVNPGLQKSLGTVRVLVSNEFFCTAQEIDTLESTFGIKMESLESFIRRYVSC, encoded by the coding sequence ATGTTCTTAGTTACTGGAGCAACAGGCAGTTTAGGACGGCGCGTGGTGCGGGTTTTGACCAGCAGACAAGCCCCTGTACGGGCTTTTGTGCGGTTGAGTGCGGACTACAGCGAGTTAGAAAACCGAGGCGCTGAGATATTCATTGGCGATTTGAAGCGGGAGCGAGATATACAAAAAGCCTGTGAAGGAGTGAAGTATATCATCAGCGCTCATGGCGGGAAGGAAACCGGAGGCGCACAGGCGATCGACTATCGCGCGAATATTGACCTGATTGATTACGGGAAAGCAGCCGGAGTCGAGCATTTTGTGTTGATTTCTGTCCTGGGTTGCGATCGCGGTTATCTGGATTCCCCCGTGTTTAAAGCCAAGCGCGAAGTGGAAAAATATTTACAAAAAAGTGGCTTGACTTACACCATTTTACGTCCTTCTGCTTTTGACTCGGCTTTAATTCCCTTTGCACAACGATTCAAAGAAACGGGGATTTATTTAAGTCTGGGGGACTTGCGAAATCGCACCTCCCCGGTGAGTACCGATGACTTAGCCAAAATAGCCGCAGATTCCGTATTAGTCCCGGAGGCAGCAAATCAAATTTTCCCGGTGGGAGGCCCAGAAATTCTTTCCCGCGAAGAGATTCCCAAGATTTTTGGCCGAATTTTTAATCGAGAACCCCTGATTATTAATCCACCGATGATGGTCTTTGATGGAGTCCGCAATGGGTTGGGATTGGTGAATCCAGGTTTACAGAAATCTCTGGGAACTGTGCGAGTGTTGGTTTCTAATGAGTTTTTCTGCACTGCACAAGAGATAGACACTTTAGAGTCCACCTTTGGGATAAAAATGGAGTCTTTAGAAAGTTTTATCCGCCGTTATGTGAGTTGTTGA
- a CDS encoding MASE1 domain-containing protein translates to MRGRLRLKITSKQVVEWVILAILYGLSGKIGLQFASLPGNITAIWPPTGIALAAVLLRGDRIWPGIFGASFVLALYDLLTLTPPLAIVPALAISVSQAMGNALQPLIISWLIHKLLPSRALLTSINHISLFILLITIGPCISATIGVTGFYLGGLMSGSDYLVMWLTWWFNSVLSYLLLTTPFLAWQCSPVPKKISPSKIAETIALLGSVLLVSWMAFIRGYSFEYALIPLLIWSVFRFGKFSATLLVVLVSFIAILGTTQGVGPFVKTSTHESLLLLQSFMSVCAITCLVLSAAIDERETVETKLREANRQLQESKSNLAQLIEAIPVGVEVYKQDGELTYLNKTAEQLLNIKQGATPSAEEIPDIYKIYRAGTTDLYPVEEMPFMRSLAGERVRVDDLELHQPDRILSLEVASTPLFDERRTVVGAIVAFQDITDRKQAQQVIADYNRTLEEKVASRTTDLQRTLAELQRTQAQLIHTEKMSSLGQMVGGVAHEINNPINFIYGNITHLEEYFQDLLNVLNIYQEEYPTLPDPLQERVDEIEIEFLEEDLPQLLKSMRLGAQRIKKIVENLRNFSRLDESELKSVNIQDGIENTLMLVQSRLDNPRNAPKIQVIKEYESLPEVDCYASELNQVFLNLLNNAIDALEERRWTVSSLGEGNSINTSPDLIQPSSQVSYSVPTIWIRTERVGNEAIAIRITDNGVGIPEAVLSKVFDPFFTTKPVGSGTGLGLSVCYQIVVQQHGGQLTCLSTPGLGTEFRVQIPRVPNSLI, encoded by the coding sequence ATGCGGGGAAGATTAAGACTCAAAATCACAAGTAAGCAGGTTGTGGAATGGGTCATTTTGGCAATTCTTTATGGATTGTCTGGTAAAATTGGATTACAGTTTGCTTCTCTCCCGGGCAATATTACGGCAATATGGCCCCCCACAGGAATTGCATTAGCAGCGGTCTTGCTACGTGGCGATCGCATCTGGCCTGGAATTTTTGGGGCTTCTTTTGTATTAGCACTCTATGATCTCCTGACCCTAACGCCACCCCTTGCGATCGTTCCGGCCCTAGCAATTTCCGTGAGTCAGGCGATGGGTAATGCGCTTCAGCCGCTGATCATCAGTTGGTTAATTCACAAATTGCTTCCTTCGCGCGCTCTGCTGACCTCGATTAACCACATCAGTCTATTCATTTTGTTGATTACCATTGGCCCCTGTATTAGTGCCACAATTGGGGTGACAGGTTTCTACCTCGGAGGGCTGATGTCTGGGTCTGACTATCTGGTAATGTGGTTGACTTGGTGGTTTAATAGCGTGCTGAGTTATCTCCTCTTAACCACACCCTTTCTAGCATGGCAGTGTTCGCCGGTTCCCAAGAAAATATCCCCGAGTAAAATCGCTGAAACAATTGCTTTACTTGGCTCAGTCCTGTTAGTAAGCTGGATGGCATTTATTCGAGGATATTCTTTTGAGTACGCATTGATTCCTTTGCTGATTTGGTCAGTCTTTCGATTTGGCAAGTTTAGCGCCACCCTGTTAGTTGTTTTAGTCTCATTCATCGCCATCCTCGGTACGACTCAGGGTGTAGGTCCATTTGTTAAAACTTCTACTCACGAGTCTTTGTTGTTGTTACAATCTTTTATGAGCGTTTGTGCGATTACTTGCTTGGTGTTATCTGCTGCCATCGATGAACGGGAAACGGTTGAGACCAAACTCCGGGAGGCCAACCGGCAGTTGCAAGAGAGCAAAAGCAATTTGGCACAATTGATAGAAGCCATTCCCGTTGGAGTGGAGGTTTACAAGCAGGACGGAGAACTGACGTACCTGAATAAAACCGCAGAACAGTTACTCAATATCAAACAGGGAGCAACACCCTCTGCGGAAGAAATCCCTGATATTTATAAAATTTATCGTGCTGGTACGACTGATCTCTATCCCGTTGAAGAAATGCCTTTTATGCGATCGCTGGCTGGAGAACGGGTGCGGGTGGATGACCTCGAACTTCACCAACCAGACCGGATTTTGTCTTTAGAAGTGGCAAGTACCCCCCTTTTTGATGAAAGGCGTACTGTAGTCGGTGCAATTGTGGCCTTTCAAGATATTACCGATCGCAAACAAGCTCAACAGGTCATCGCTGACTATAATCGCACTTTAGAAGAAAAAGTCGCCAGCCGGACTACGGATTTACAAAGAACTCTGGCTGAACTGCAACGGACCCAAGCTCAATTAATTCATACGGAAAAAATGTCCAGCCTCGGCCAAATGGTCGGTGGTGTGGCTCATGAAATTAATAACCCGATCAATTTTATTTATGGAAATATCACTCATCTGGAAGAATACTTTCAAGATTTACTCAACGTCCTAAATATCTACCAAGAAGAATACCCCACTCTCCCAGACCCTCTTCAAGAACGGGTAGATGAGATAGAGATTGAGTTCTTAGAGGAAGACTTACCCCAACTTCTCAAGTCTATGAGGTTGGGTGCCCAACGCATTAAAAAAATTGTTGAAAATTTACGCAATTTTTCGCGGTTGGATGAGTCGGAGTTGAAGTCGGTGAATATCCAGGACGGGATTGAAAATACCTTGATGCTGGTCCAGTCTCGCCTGGATAATCCGCGTAATGCTCCAAAAATTCAAGTGATTAAAGAATATGAAAGCCTCCCAGAGGTGGATTGTTATGCGTCTGAACTGAATCAGGTGTTTCTCAATCTGCTGAATAATGCGATCGATGCTTTAGAGGAACGCCGATGGACGGTGAGTAGCTTGGGGGAGGGGAATTCTATAAATACCAGTCCCGATCTGATCCAGCCTTCATCCCAGGTGAGTTATTCTGTACCCACGATTTGGATTCGCACCGAGAGGGTTGGAAATGAGGCGATCGCCATTCGGATTACCGATAATGGGGTGGGGATACCTGAAGCGGTCCTTTCCAAGGTTTTTGACCCATTTTTTACAACAAAACCCGTGGGTTCAGGGACGGGTTTAGGGTTATCGGTTTGTTATCAAATTGTTGTGCAACAACATGGGGGTCAATTAACTTGCCTTTCTACTCCGGGATTGGGAACAGAGTTTAGGGTTCAGATTCCGAGAGTTCCGAACTCTTTAATCTAG
- a CDS encoding response regulator, translated as MSIETDNKPKLLVVDDEPDNLDLLYRTFYRDYQVLTAENAPQALELLAKEGDVAVIISDQRMPQMSGTELLSLTATQYPDAIRIILTAYTDVEDLVDAINAGKVFKYVTKPWDADELKALVAQALDTHNVLKARTRELCRTLRQESLLNAITNTIRSRTTEAQILQTIVDTLGQMFEVSYCILRPYQDGRFIDEWFMYQKRELGTIKSNGQGPKLPLAPAGPISEPQGLAQTVWETHDIEVINDVETDERLQGKTPQLQQRRQMLKAADIRSCLVVPLMFRLELMAVLALHQCGSGREWQDDEVQLVFMVADQAVLSLSQARAYEQVQALAKREALVNTITTAIRSSLNPKDIFAAIAQQLGQALQADGCALSLWTVEDEYVQCVGLYDAALQAVEASEGERLEDEDTQQGGISSANPSEEVKGEPRSNSGELPRSVVPIAGNPVLQQLLTTRAPVVVDDLDKQAEWNVMDLPLRSPAKALLVVPLISDGEIIGSITLRQVRAPRHWHQSEIDLAQAVAAQGAIAVQQSRLYQKTRQQAERLLELNRLKTEFFQNISHEFRTPLTLMMGPLESAVEHHQDLPLDQAAIALRNTRRLLRLVNQLLDLQRLDAGRMQPTFRPCDLLAFVSQTVEIFRPYCEKKGIEITTDLQPCPSLYLDLEKFDKVLYNLLSNAMKFTASGGKIMVFLEQAGDYSLLQVKDTGIGIRTDQVPHLFERFRQAEGSANRSYEGSGLGLALAKELVELHGGTIAVESNYGEGSAFMVWLPLGNSHLPPDQIIEVPTGVEPARASVELADVQMEEDGVGFIGPGGMVQPAQPSTIHTLHPTIVVVDDNPDLRNYVSGILTKEGYRVILARNGAEGFDVVLHHRPQLIVTDLMMPLVSGLDMIQMIREDESLRGTPIILLTAKVNEDTRIEGAEKGADAYLAKPFNDRELLAEVRNLLALKENERRVAQLNTYLTESVLRRFLPPSMVQKAASGELSLDLRPEPRLITILFSDIVGFTQLANTLRSRRVAEVLNQYLTEMTQAVFDNGGTVDKFVGDAIVAMFGAPEDLTPNEQVRRAIATARQMLQALDRLNENWEQQGLPRVQFRCGIHQGTAVVGMFGGNLRSDYTAIGPSVNIASRLQESADPGTILVSAAVADYLHDDEIVKFGSLQLKGIDETVLTFMVHRHSRGTEGEVS; from the coding sequence ATGAGTATCGAAACAGATAATAAGCCGAAACTTCTGGTAGTAGATGACGAACCAGATAATCTCGACTTGCTCTATCGCACCTTTTATCGGGACTATCAAGTGCTGACGGCAGAAAATGCCCCACAAGCGTTAGAGCTTCTCGCCAAGGAGGGGGACGTGGCGGTGATTATTTCCGATCAGCGGATGCCGCAAATGAGTGGGACTGAGTTACTCAGTCTGACAGCGACTCAGTATCCCGATGCCATCCGGATTATCTTGACCGCTTACACTGATGTCGAGGACCTGGTGGATGCCATCAATGCGGGAAAGGTTTTTAAATATGTCACCAAACCCTGGGATGCTGATGAACTCAAGGCATTAGTGGCACAAGCATTAGATACCCACAATGTCTTGAAAGCGCGGACAAGGGAACTGTGCCGCACTCTGCGCCAGGAATCGTTGCTCAATGCCATTACCAACACCATTCGCTCTCGGACGACTGAGGCGCAGATTTTGCAGACGATTGTCGATACCCTCGGCCAAATGTTTGAGGTGAGCTACTGCATTCTACGTCCCTATCAGGATGGCCGCTTTATTGATGAATGGTTTATGTATCAAAAGCGGGAACTCGGCACGATCAAGTCCAATGGTCAAGGGCCAAAACTGCCACTTGCTCCCGCAGGACCGATTTCAGAACCCCAGGGATTAGCTCAGACGGTTTGGGAAACCCACGATATTGAGGTGATCAATGATGTGGAAACCGATGAACGGTTACAGGGAAAGACGCCTCAACTCCAGCAACGGCGACAGATGTTAAAAGCGGCAGATATTCGCTCCTGCTTGGTGGTCCCTCTGATGTTTCGCTTGGAACTGATGGCAGTTTTGGCATTGCACCAATGTGGATCTGGTCGGGAGTGGCAGGATGATGAGGTGCAACTGGTGTTTATGGTGGCGGATCAGGCGGTGTTGTCCCTGTCCCAGGCGCGCGCTTATGAACAGGTCCAGGCCCTCGCCAAGCGCGAGGCCCTGGTGAATACGATTACCACGGCGATTCGGTCGAGTCTGAATCCGAAAGATATTTTTGCGGCGATCGCCCAACAACTCGGCCAAGCGTTACAGGCTGATGGTTGTGCCCTGTCGTTATGGACGGTGGAAGATGAATATGTACAGTGTGTGGGATTATACGATGCGGCCTTACAAGCGGTGGAGGCATCGGAGGGAGAACGACTGGAGGATGAAGACACTCAACAGGGGGGAATTTCTTCTGCTAATCCCTCCGAGGAAGTCAAAGGGGAACCTCGTTCTAATTCCGGGGAATTGCCGCGATCAGTGGTGCCGATCGCCGGAAATCCGGTGTTGCAACAACTCCTCACCACTCGGGCTCCGGTGGTGGTGGATGACTTGGACAAGCAGGCGGAATGGAATGTCATGGATTTACCCCTGCGATCGCCCGCCAAGGCTTTATTAGTCGTTCCTTTAATCTCTGATGGCGAAATTATCGGCAGCATTACCCTGCGCCAAGTCCGAGCACCCCGACACTGGCATCAGTCGGAAATCGATTTAGCCCAAGCGGTGGCTGCACAAGGGGCGATCGCGGTTCAGCAGTCTCGTCTCTACCAAAAAACTCGTCAGCAGGCGGAACGACTCCTGGAACTCAACCGCCTCAAAACGGAATTTTTCCAAAATATTTCCCACGAGTTCCGCACTCCCTTAACTCTAATGATGGGTCCTTTGGAATCTGCCGTAGAGCATCACCAAGATTTACCCTTGGACCAAGCGGCGATCGCCCTACGCAATACCCGCCGCCTCCTGCGATTGGTCAATCAACTTCTGGACTTACAACGTCTCGATGCTGGTCGGATGCAGCCGACGTTTCGTCCCTGCGATTTACTCGCCTTTGTCTCCCAAACCGTGGAAATTTTTCGCCCCTATTGCGAGAAAAAAGGTATAGAAATCACTACGGATTTACAACCTTGTCCTTCGTTATATTTGGACTTGGAAAAATTTGATAAAGTCCTCTACAATCTCCTCTCCAATGCCATGAAATTTACCGCTTCTGGAGGTAAAATTATGGTCTTTTTAGAACAGGCTGGAGATTATTCTTTACTCCAAGTTAAGGATACAGGAATTGGCATCCGCACGGATCAAGTTCCTCACCTATTTGAGCGTTTTCGTCAAGCGGAAGGGTCCGCAAATCGCTCTTATGAAGGCAGTGGATTAGGGTTGGCCTTAGCGAAAGAATTGGTGGAACTACATGGGGGAACCATTGCCGTTGAATCTAATTATGGGGAAGGTTCCGCTTTTATGGTCTGGTTACCCCTGGGCAATTCTCACTTACCCCCGGACCAAATTATTGAAGTTCCCACCGGGGTAGAACCGGCCCGGGCCTCTGTAGAGTTGGCTGATGTCCAGATGGAAGAGGATGGGGTCGGGTTTATCGGTCCCGGAGGGATGGTGCAACCGGCACAACCTTCAACGATTCACACTCTCCACCCGACGATTGTGGTGGTGGATGACAATCCAGATTTGCGAAATTACGTCTCAGGCATTCTCACAAAAGAAGGATATCGCGTCATTTTGGCCCGGAATGGGGCGGAAGGATTTGATGTGGTGCTCCACCATCGTCCCCAGTTAATTGTTACGGATTTGATGATGCCGTTAGTCTCGGGTTTGGATATGATCCAGATGATTCGAGAGGATGAGTCGTTACGGGGAACGCCGATTATTTTGCTCACGGCGAAGGTGAATGAGGATACGCGCATTGAAGGGGCGGAAAAGGGGGCGGATGCTTATTTGGCGAAACCGTTTAACGATCGCGAGTTGTTAGCGGAAGTGAGGAACTTACTGGCCCTCAAGGAAAATGAGCGCCGGGTGGCCCAGTTGAATACTTATTTAACTGAGTCAGTCCTGCGCCGCTTTTTACCCCCTTCTATGGTCCAAAAAGCGGCCTCTGGGGAGTTATCTCTGGATTTACGTCCGGAACCTCGGTTGATTACGATTTTGTTTAGCGATATCGTCGGGTTTACGCAGTTGGCGAATACGTTGCGATCGCGCCGGGTGGCGGAGGTACTGAATCAGTATTTAACGGAAATGACTCAGGCGGTGTTTGATAATGGCGGGACGGTGGATAAGTTTGTTGGGGATGCGATCGTGGCCATGTTTGGTGCACCGGAGGATTTGACGCCGAATGAACAAGTGAGACGGGCGATCGCCACCGCCAGACAAATGTTACAAGCGCTCGATCGATTGAATGAGAACTGGGAACAGCAGGGTTTACCTCGGGTCCAGTTCCGTTGTGGGATTCATCAAGGGACTGCGGTGGTGGGGATGTTTGGCGGCAATTTGCGATCGGATTATACGGCGATCGGTCCCAGTGTGAATATTGCCTCCCGCCTACAGGAATCTGCCGATCCGGGTACAATTCTGGTGTCTGCGGCGGTGGCAGATTATCTCCATGATGATGAAATTGTTAAGTTTGGTTCCCTGCAATTGAAGGGCATTGATGAAACAGTTTTAACCTTTATGGTTCATCGCCATTCTCGGGGGACTGAGGGGGAAGTCTCTTAG
- a CDS encoding GAF domain-containing protein, whose translation MNRTSPRMAIAELLGRQTHLRLGENEAENAAWTAGWLDCLEFLGQIDRGTVAKVQQLCSEKRLSSQEKISASVCGNKNTDGEGNGEAEIFQSLTASPGTVTSPQAPRNLSENHPVCGEKLPGVGEQVLSVQRLNAIAQAIHGSLDETEIYQAIVQQMCEVFEADCAGLILHDLQGQTLMEMAVYHRQQESPGSPLRHQAIGVPLQVEGLKDWNTLRSQQSPWVVGDIETAAMAEIEPLLLLGAGLQSTLMVPILYQNEAIATVYLSYTRVAHRWNPSEMKFAQMVAQQAAVALLNARHYIQSKKHAQREQVLNRIAGRIRTSLNLDRTIETALSELLTLTKADLILFSTPTSLIQSIHHLCRSLRITHRVSRPSQSSFLDQHPLAIGIEIKLFQFESGLIESLLGQEVTAVANTQSSDFGERDRALFQQLQIGSLLSIPIWHRETLLGHVSAIKPQAYDWHEDEISAMESVSLHLGIAITQAQLYQRTQDQARQARSQAQKLKKALDEKTKLIASLHDTQFQLVQSEKMSSLGQLVAGVAHEINNPINFIYGNLPHIENYSSDLVELVDRYRENLQPVPQSIAEFESEIDVNFIQTDIIKILHSMKEGAERVRQIVLTLRNFSRLDEAELKWVNLHEGIDSSLILLAHRLHDIEVIKSYGNIPRLCCYPGQLNQVFMNLFSNAIDAIEPPDQGCNSTHFPGNLMGDRQITITTAVIAQSHFPWDSLLPSQTPNLPTGEWVQIRIRDTGCGILPQHQTKIFDPFFTTKPVGSGKGLGLSIAYKIIVDRHHGRLTFENLPEGGCEFIIELPVTSKDPMQPRSAQSSVTV comes from the coding sequence GTGAACCGGACATCGCCGCGAATGGCGATCGCCGAACTCCTGGGGCGACAAACTCACTTGCGCCTCGGGGAGAACGAGGCTGAAAATGCCGCATGGACTGCTGGTTGGCTGGATTGTTTGGAGTTTTTGGGCCAAATTGACCGAGGGACAGTTGCCAAAGTCCAGCAACTTTGTTCTGAAAAAAGATTATCCTCTCAAGAAAAGATTTCTGCCTCTGTCTGTGGAAATAAAAATACCGATGGTGAGGGCAACGGGGAAGCGGAAATTTTTCAATCTTTAACCGCAAGTCCGGGAACAGTGACATCCCCACAAGCGCCCAGGAATCTATCTGAAAACCATCCGGTTTGCGGGGAAAAACTCCCAGGGGTGGGAGAACAAGTTCTATCGGTACAGCGTTTAAATGCGATCGCCCAGGCTATTCATGGGTCCTTGGATGAGACGGAGATTTATCAGGCGATCGTCCAGCAAATGTGTGAGGTTTTTGAGGCAGACTGTGCGGGGTTAATTCTCCATGATCTCCAGGGACAAACCTTGATGGAAATGGCGGTTTATCATCGCCAGCAGGAATCCCCAGGGTCACCCCTGCGCCATCAGGCGATCGGAGTCCCCTTGCAAGTGGAGGGATTGAAAGACTGGAATACTTTACGATCGCAGCAAAGTCCTTGGGTGGTTGGGGATATCGAAACAGCAGCGATGGCCGAAATAGAGCCATTGCTGTTGCTTGGTGCCGGGTTACAGTCTACATTGATGGTGCCCATCCTCTACCAAAATGAAGCGATCGCCACGGTTTATCTGAGCTACACCCGGGTTGCTCATCGGTGGAACCCGTCGGAAATGAAATTTGCTCAAATGGTGGCACAACAGGCAGCCGTCGCCCTCCTCAATGCAAGGCATTATATCCAATCCAAAAAACACGCCCAACGGGAACAAGTTCTGAACCGAATAGCCGGACGAATTCGGACTTCTTTAAATCTCGATCGCACGATTGAGACGGCTTTATCGGAATTATTAACTCTCACAAAAGCCGATTTAATATTATTTTCAACTCCGACTTCTTTAATTCAAAGTATCCATCACCTCTGCCGATCACTGCGAATTACTCACCGAGTCTCTCGCCCCAGTCAATCGAGTTTTCTGGATCAACATCCTCTGGCTATAGGGATAGAAATCAAGCTTTTTCAGTTTGAGTCGGGATTGATTGAAAGTTTGCTCGGACAAGAAGTTACCGCAGTCGCGAATACTCAAAGTTCAGATTTTGGAGAGCGTGATCGCGCCTTATTTCAACAGCTACAAATTGGCAGTTTATTAAGTATTCCAATTTGGCATCGCGAAACTTTATTAGGTCATGTTTCGGCAATCAAACCCCAAGCTTATGATTGGCATGAAGATGAAATTTCCGCGATGGAATCGGTTTCCTTGCATCTAGGAATCGCGATTACTCAGGCGCAGTTATATCAACGTACCCAGGACCAAGCTCGCCAAGCGCGATCGCAAGCTCAAAAACTTAAAAAAGCCCTGGATGAAAAAACCAAATTAATTGCGTCCCTTCATGACACACAATTTCAACTGGTTCAAAGCGAAAAGATGTCTAGCTTAGGTCAATTGGTGGCCGGGGTTGCCCATGAAATTAATAATCCAATTAATTTTATTTATGGCAATCTTCCTCATATTGAAAATTACAGCTCCGACCTCGTAGAACTTGTAGACCGTTATCGAGAAAACTTGCAGCCCGTTCCCCAATCTATTGCTGAATTTGAATCGGAGATTGATGTCAATTTTATTCAGACTGACATCATAAAAATCCTTCATTCCATGAAGGAAGGAGCTGAACGGGTCCGGCAAATTGTTTTGACGTTACGCAATTTTTCTCGCTTAGATGAAGCAGAATTAAAATGGGTTAATCTGCATGAAGGGATTGATAGTAGCCTGATTTTATTAGCCCATCGTCTCCATGATATTGAGGTGATTAAATCTTATGGCAATATTCCCCGATTATGTTGCTACCCAGGACAACTGAATCAGGTGTTTATGAATTTGTTTTCCAATGCGATCGATGCCATTGAACCACCGGATCAGGGGTGCAATTCGACCCATTTCCCCGGGAATCTTATGGGCGATCGGCAAATTACGATCACCACCGCCGTGATTGCTCAATCTCATTTTCCCTGGGATAGTCTCCTTCCCAGTCAAACCCCGAACCTCCCGACAGGAGAGTGGGTGCAAATTCGGATTCGGGATACAGGTTGTGGCATTCTCCCCCAACATCAAACCAAAATTTTCGATCCGTTTTTTACCACCAAACCTGTGGGGAGTGGCAAAGGATTAGGCTTATCCATCGCCTATAAAATTATCGTAGACCGACATCATGGCCGCTTGACTTTTGAAAATCTACCCGAAGGGGGATGTGAATTTATCATTGAATTACCTGTTACTTCTAAAGACCCAATGCAGCCGAGATCTGCTCAATCTTCCGTGACTGTTTAA
- a CDS encoding GNAT family N-acetyltransferase has product MNSSFTSPTHRDPPASEPSSGGASGFLIRAAQPKDLSSLAEILVDSFHSREGLGGWLYPILRLGIYEDLRVRLRSNSSHCICLVAIDPQSESPSCYESVRDSPSGNGVIVGTVEMALRCINPWTLGMTQFPYLSNLAIGDSYRRQGGARQLLQACEGIALDWGFQDLYLHVLENNRPARRLYYKAGYRIHSIESGWGPWSFGQPKRMLLHKALDRS; this is encoded by the coding sequence GTGAACTCCTCTTTCACGTCCCCAACCCATCGCGATCCCCCTGCCTCTGAGCCATCCTCGGGAGGTGCATCTGGCTTTTTGATCCGCGCCGCCCAACCCAAAGATCTCAGCAGCCTCGCCGAGATTTTAGTCGATAGCTTTCATTCTCGCGAAGGACTTGGGGGTTGGCTGTATCCCATTTTGCGCCTGGGAATTTATGAAGATTTGCGAGTGCGACTGCGATCGAACTCGTCCCATTGTATTTGCTTGGTGGCGATCGACCCCCAATCGGAATCGCCCTCCTGCTATGAATCCGTCCGAGACTCCCCATCGGGGAATGGCGTGATTGTTGGCACCGTAGAAATGGCCTTGCGCTGTATCAACCCTTGGACCTTGGGAATGACTCAGTTTCCTTACTTGTCCAATTTAGCCATTGGTGACTCTTATCGCCGCCAGGGGGGAGCTCGTCAATTGCTGCAAGCTTGCGAAGGCATAGCCCTAGATTGGGGATTCCAGGACCTGTACCTGCACGTTCTCGAAAATAACCGACCGGCAAGACGACTTTATTACAAAGCAGGCTATCGAATTCACTCGATTGAGTCGGGGTGGGGTCCTTGGTCTTTCGGGCAACCCAAACGAATGCTTTTGCACAAAGCACTCGATCGCAGTTGA
- a CDS encoding histidinol-phosphate transaminase translates to MLSFLRSDLAQLIAYTPHPGGTLDSPGGKKPAQIDRVDTNESPYDLPAALKEKLAWTYQQEIETNRYPDGSHASLKQAIAEYVNESAQLPDSPITATHISLGNGSDELIRSLLIATCLGGEGSVLVAHPTFSMYGILAQTLGIPVVEVGRNETNFEIDIPAAQAAVANTQNPPVRVVFVVHPNSPTANALTRAELDWIRSLPPHILVAIDEAYFEFSQTSVVSELLQHPNWVIMRTFSKAFRLAALRVGYAIAHPELTATLEKVRLPYNLPAFSQIAASMAIAHRQELLSTIPEILTERDRFGERLQPLQKFLLWPSAANFIYLRPNLQDQGAIGPTLTRITEELKAQGTLIRHTGGGLRITLGTPEENQRTLSRLQEFNFGD, encoded by the coding sequence ATGCTGAGTTTTCTTCGCTCAGATCTAGCTCAACTGATTGCCTATACTCCCCACCCGGGTGGTACTCTCGATTCCCCTGGGGGGAAGAAACCTGCCCAAATTGATCGGGTGGATACGAATGAAAGTCCCTACGACTTGCCTGCGGCCCTCAAAGAAAAGCTGGCATGGACCTATCAACAGGAGATTGAAACGAATCGCTATCCCGATGGGAGTCATGCCTCCTTAAAGCAAGCGATCGCTGAATATGTCAACGAATCAGCCCAACTCCCTGATTCCCCCATCACCGCCACCCATATTTCCCTCGGCAATGGTTCCGACGAACTAATTCGCTCTTTACTGATTGCCACCTGTTTGGGGGGTGAAGGGTCGGTTTTGGTCGCCCATCCCACTTTTTCCATGTATGGGATTTTAGCCCAAACCCTGGGCATTCCTGTGGTGGAAGTCGGGCGCAACGAGACGAATTTTGAAATCGACATCCCAGCAGCACAGGCAGCGGTTGCCAATACCCAAAATCCCCCGGTTCGGGTGGTGTTCGTGGTCCATCCTAACTCTCCCACGGCCAATGCTTTAACCCGGGCTGAACTGGATTGGATCCGTAGTTTGCCACCGCATATTTTGGTGGCGATCGATGAGGCATATTTTGAATTTAGTCAAACCAGTGTGGTGAGTGAGTTACTCCAGCATCCAAATTGGGTGATTATGCGGACCTTTTCCAAAGCCTTTCGCTTGGCGGCCCTGCGGGTGGGCTATGCGATCGCCCATCCGGAACTCACGGCGACCCTGGAAAAAGTCCGTCTGCCGTACAATCTCCCCGCATTCTCCCAGATTGCCGCATCGATGGCGATCGCCCATCGTCAGGAACTCCTGAGTACCATTCCCGAAATTTTAACCGAGCGCGATCGCTTCGGGGAACGATTGCAACCCCTGCAAAAATTTCTCCTGTGGCCGAGTGCAGCTAATTTTATCTACCTGCGCCCGAATCTCCAGGACCAAGGGGCGATCGGTCCCACCCTGACTCGCATCACTGAGGAACTCAAGGCCCAAGGGACTCTGATTCGTCACACCGGGGGCGGTTTAAGAATTACCCTCGGCACCCCGGAGGAAAATCAGCGCACCTTATCCCGCTTGCAGGAATTTAATTTCGGAGATTAG